One window of the Salvia miltiorrhiza cultivar Shanhuang (shh) chromosome 6, IMPLAD_Smil_shh, whole genome shotgun sequence genome contains the following:
- the LOC130989567 gene encoding uncharacterized protein LOC130989567 isoform X4, whose product MACFQSAVFTLRTIYPNAVIWSEENLVVVACGTAVIILNPHNPKVRGVIVVPSSKRFPTGKINDDGRGADLLNGCLLPYHLLRETRPCTRSISWSPAGLASNAGGHVKVYRRPHCYLEWVEVVNISEVLYNYYKNTNFGECQIVPSEGSDVIPRQDTADHKCTYGTFFRKSHKHRRQKAADIVTEDHGNLGENNTWQIVPVSFYEGKPSEEVTEECLPLISAQQYASRNEMLMSLIVAWSPILETSGNDVGLPSSSSNCCSILVVGGKCGRISLWRVRAPECYSSDNAGHSGEVSLVGLVKAHDSWITAISWVGYGSNVSKAQFALATGSSDGSVKIWLVNGENLLKASEVSNDSLSLLKEWSLTRIGVCEWRHCCCIQALDQIGCNRLMHANVVSLACPLKCERFR is encoded by the exons ATGGCCTGCTTCCAATCTGCCGTCTTCACATTGCGGACTATTTACCCCAACGCCGTCATCTGGTCCGAAGAAAatttggtggtggtggcgtgCGGCACTGCTGTTATAATTTTG AATCCTCATAATCCTAAAGTTCGAGGTGTGATTGTCGTTCCATCAAGCAAGCGCTTTCCCACTGGGAAGATTAATGATGATGGCAGAG GTGCGGATTTGCTAAATGGGTGTTTGCTTCCTTATCATTTATTGCGGGAAACTCGTCCTTGTACTCGGTCGATTTCTTGGTCTCCTGCAGGTCTTGCTAGCAATGCTGG TGGGCATGTGAAGGTTTATCGCCGTCCACATTGTTATCTGGAGTGGGTAGAG GTTGTGAACATATCTGAAGTGCTATATAATTACTACAAGAACACCAATTTCGGAGAGTGTCAAATTGTACCTTCAGAGGGTTCTGAT GTTATACCAAGACAAGATACTGCAGATCATAAATGTACTTATGGTACATTTTTTAGAAAGAGTCACAAACATAGAAGACAAAAAGCAGCTGAT ATAGTAACAGAAGACCATGGAAATTTAGGAGAGAATAACACTTGGCAAATTGTTCCTGTCTCATTCTATGAAGGGAAGCCTTCGGAGGAAGTGACTGAAGAATGTCTCCCATTAATATCTGCACAGCAGTACGCTTCTCGCAATGAAATGCTAATGTCACTTATTGTTGCTTGGTCTCCAATTCTGGAGACATCTGGGAACGATGTTGGTTTACCTTCTAGCTCTTCTAACTGCTGCTCTATTCTTGTTGTTGGTGGAAAGTGCGGTAGAATTTCATTGTGGAGAGTTCGTGCACCCGAGTGCTATTCTAGTGATAATGCTGGGCACTCAGGTGAGGTTTCACTTGTTGGCCTTGTAAAGGCACATGATAGTTGGATTACCGCAATTAGTTGGGTTGGATATGGGTCTAATGTTTCAAAAGCCCAGTTTGCATTGGCTACTGGAAGTTCTGATGGTAG TGTGAAGATCTGGCTGGTAAATGGTGAAAATTTACTCAAGGCATCAGAAGTTAGCAATGATTCATTGTCTTTGTTGAAGGAG TGGTCGTTGACAAGGATCGGAGTATGTGAATGGAGACATTGTTGTTGTATTCAGGCATTGGATCAGATCGGCTGTAATCGTCTTATGCATGCGAATGTCGTGAGTTTG GCATGTCCGCTTAAATGTGAACGATTTCGTTAG
- the LOC130989567 gene encoding uncharacterized protein LOC130989567 isoform X2: MACFQSAVFTLRTIYPNAVIWSEENLVVVACGTAVIILNPHNPKVRGVIVVPSSKRFPTGKINDDGRGADLLNGCLLPYHLLRETRPCTRSISWSPAGLASNAGGHVKVYRRPHCYLEWVEVVNISEVLYNYYKNTNFGECQIVPSEGSDVIPRQDTADHKCTYGTFFRKSHKHRRQKAADIVTEDHGNLGENNTWQIVPVSFYEGKPSEEVTEECLPLISAQQYASRNEMLMSLIVAWSPILETSGNDVGLPSSSSNCCSILVVGGKCGRISLWRVRAPECYSSDNAGHSGEVSLVGLVKAHDSWITAISWVGYGSNVSKAQFALATGSSDGSVKIWLVNGENLLKASEVSNDSLSLLKEVVTVDSSMISVLSLTVPAQSPWKLSESNTNEATFYLISCKRVVGAIYTIKCIHQTHAKNAKKEERKRRKKLSFLLKKPLLDGVLDRVHS, from the exons ATGGCCTGCTTCCAATCTGCCGTCTTCACATTGCGGACTATTTACCCCAACGCCGTCATCTGGTCCGAAGAAAatttggtggtggtggcgtgCGGCACTGCTGTTATAATTTTG AATCCTCATAATCCTAAAGTTCGAGGTGTGATTGTCGTTCCATCAAGCAAGCGCTTTCCCACTGGGAAGATTAATGATGATGGCAGAG GTGCGGATTTGCTAAATGGGTGTTTGCTTCCTTATCATTTATTGCGGGAAACTCGTCCTTGTACTCGGTCGATTTCTTGGTCTCCTGCAGGTCTTGCTAGCAATGCTGG TGGGCATGTGAAGGTTTATCGCCGTCCACATTGTTATCTGGAGTGGGTAGAG GTTGTGAACATATCTGAAGTGCTATATAATTACTACAAGAACACCAATTTCGGAGAGTGTCAAATTGTACCTTCAGAGGGTTCTGAT GTTATACCAAGACAAGATACTGCAGATCATAAATGTACTTATGGTACATTTTTTAGAAAGAGTCACAAACATAGAAGACAAAAAGCAGCTGAT ATAGTAACAGAAGACCATGGAAATTTAGGAGAGAATAACACTTGGCAAATTGTTCCTGTCTCATTCTATGAAGGGAAGCCTTCGGAGGAAGTGACTGAAGAATGTCTCCCATTAATATCTGCACAGCAGTACGCTTCTCGCAATGAAATGCTAATGTCACTTATTGTTGCTTGGTCTCCAATTCTGGAGACATCTGGGAACGATGTTGGTTTACCTTCTAGCTCTTCTAACTGCTGCTCTATTCTTGTTGTTGGTGGAAAGTGCGGTAGAATTTCATTGTGGAGAGTTCGTGCACCCGAGTGCTATTCTAGTGATAATGCTGGGCACTCAGGTGAGGTTTCACTTGTTGGCCTTGTAAAGGCACATGATAGTTGGATTACCGCAATTAGTTGGGTTGGATATGGGTCTAATGTTTCAAAAGCCCAGTTTGCATTGGCTACTGGAAGTTCTGATGGTAG TGTGAAGATCTGGCTGGTAAATGGTGAAAATTTACTCAAGGCATCAGAAGTTAGCAATGATTCATTGTCTTTGTTGAAGGAG GTTGTGACTGTTGATTCTTCTATGATCTCTGTACTTTCACTTACTGTGCCCGCACAATCACCATGGAAATTGAGTGAAAGTAACACAAATGAAGCTaccttttatttaatttcttgcaaGAGAGTTGTTGGAGCAATATACACTATCAAATGCATACACCAAACTCATGCAAAGAATgcaaagaaagaagaaagaaaacgtAGAAAAAAGCTTTCGTTTTTGCTCAAGAAACcactactcgatggtgtactcgatcGAGTTCACAGTTGA
- the LOC130989566 gene encoding transcription factor MYB16-like: MGRSPCCDKIGLKKGPWTPEEDQKLLAYIEEHGHGSWRALPTKAGLQRCGKSCRLRWTNYLRPDIKRGKFSLQEEQTIIQLHALLGNRWSAIATHLPKRTDNEIKNYWNTHLKKRLAKMGIDPVTHKPKNDALLSSDGQSKSAANLSHMAQWESARLEAEARLVRQSKLRGPASASAASSGSFQAQSSEFASTSSQLHKPGGAARPCLDVLKAWSGGVSAAGVGGELESPTSTLSSAAVGEGSAAFVELVRSSPCDGGLMKEEGEEEWKHLVALPEPAAWASDSEHVPSGNFVEKFTDLLLSTSSGDRRFSDDGGESDNGSGSGGDGGSGDYYEDNKNYWNSILNLVNASPSDSPIF, translated from the exons ATGGGCCGGTCTCCGTGCTGCGATAAAATCGGGCTGAAGAAGGGCCCGTGGACGCCTGAGGAAGATCAGAAGCTTTTGGCTTACATCGAAGAACACGGCCACGGTAGCTGGAGGGCCTTACCTACCAAAGCTG GGCTTCAGAGATGCGGTAAGAGCTGCAGATTAAGGTGGACTAACTATTTGAGGCCAGATATTAAAAGAGGAAAATTCAGTTTGCAGGAGGAGCAAACAATCATTCAACTGCATGCTCTTTTGGGAAATAG GTGGTCGGCCATCGCGACCCACCTGCCTAAACGAACAGACAACGAGATCAAGAACTACTGGAACACGCACCTGAAGAAACGGCTGGCGAAGATGGGGATTGATCCGGTCACCCATAAGCCCAAAAACGACGCCCTTTTATCCAGCGACGGCCAATCCAAGAGCGCCGCCAATCTCAGCCACATGGCTCAATGGGAGAGCGCGCGCCTCGAAGCCGAAGCCAGATTGGTCCGACAGTCCAAGCTCCGCGGccccgcctccgcctccgccgcctcctccgGTTCCTTTCAG GCGCAGAGCTCGGAGTTCGCCTCGACTTCGAGCCAGCTCCACAAGCCGGGAGGCGCGGCGCGGCCGTGCCTCGACGTGTTGAAGGCGTGGAGCGGCGGAGTGTCGGCGGCGGGGGTCGGCGGGGAGCTGGAGTCGCCGACTTCGACGCTGAGCTCGGCGGCGGTGGGGGAGGGCTCCGCCGCCTTCGTGGAGCTGGTGAGGAGCTCGCCGTGCGACGGCGGGCTGATGAAGGAGGAAGGGGAGGAGGAGTGGAAGCATCTGGTGGCGCTGCCGGAGCCGGCGGCGTGGGCGTCGGATTCGGAGCACGTGCCGAGCGGGAACTTCGTTGAGAAGTTCACGGATCTTCTGCTCAGTACGTCGTCGGGCGATCGGCGCTTCTCCGACGACGGCGGAGAATCGGATAAcggcagcggcagcggcggcgacggcggcagCGGTGATTATTACGAAGATAACAAGAATTATTGGAACAGCATTCTTAATTTGGTGAATGCTTCGCCATCTGATTCGCCAATATTTTGA
- the LOC130989567 gene encoding uncharacterized protein LOC130989567 isoform X3 translates to MACFQSAVFTLRTIYPNAVIWSEENLVVVACGTAVIILNPHNPKVRGVIVVPSSKRFPTGKINDDGRGADLLNGCLLPYHLLRETRPCTRSISWSPAGLASNAGCLLVVCTTSGHVKVYRRPHCYLEWVEVVNISEVLYNYYKNTNFGECQIVPSEGSDVIPRQDTADHKCTYGTFFRKSHKHRRQKAADIVTEDHGNLGENNTWQIVPVSFYEGKPSEEVTEECLPLISAQQYASRNEMLMSLIVAWSPILETSGNDVGLPSSSSNCCSILVVGGKCGRISLWRVRAPECYSSDNAGHSGEVSLVGLVKAHDSWITAISWVGYGSNVSKAQFALATGSSDGSVKIWLVNGENLLKASEVSNDSLSLLKEWSLTRIGVCEWRHCCCIQALDQIGCNRLMHANVVSLACPLKCERFR, encoded by the exons ATGGCCTGCTTCCAATCTGCCGTCTTCACATTGCGGACTATTTACCCCAACGCCGTCATCTGGTCCGAAGAAAatttggtggtggtggcgtgCGGCACTGCTGTTATAATTTTG AATCCTCATAATCCTAAAGTTCGAGGTGTGATTGTCGTTCCATCAAGCAAGCGCTTTCCCACTGGGAAGATTAATGATGATGGCAGAG GTGCGGATTTGCTAAATGGGTGTTTGCTTCCTTATCATTTATTGCGGGAAACTCGTCCTTGTACTCGGTCGATTTCTTGGTCTCCTGCAGGTCTTGCTAGCAATGCTGG TTGTTTACTTGTTGTTTGCACCACTAGTGGGCATGTGAAGGTTTATCGCCGTCCACATTGTTATCTGGAGTGGGTAGAG GTTGTGAACATATCTGAAGTGCTATATAATTACTACAAGAACACCAATTTCGGAGAGTGTCAAATTGTACCTTCAGAGGGTTCTGAT GTTATACCAAGACAAGATACTGCAGATCATAAATGTACTTATGGTACATTTTTTAGAAAGAGTCACAAACATAGAAGACAAAAAGCAGCTGAT ATAGTAACAGAAGACCATGGAAATTTAGGAGAGAATAACACTTGGCAAATTGTTCCTGTCTCATTCTATGAAGGGAAGCCTTCGGAGGAAGTGACTGAAGAATGTCTCCCATTAATATCTGCACAGCAGTACGCTTCTCGCAATGAAATGCTAATGTCACTTATTGTTGCTTGGTCTCCAATTCTGGAGACATCTGGGAACGATGTTGGTTTACCTTCTAGCTCTTCTAACTGCTGCTCTATTCTTGTTGTTGGTGGAAAGTGCGGTAGAATTTCATTGTGGAGAGTTCGTGCACCCGAGTGCTATTCTAGTGATAATGCTGGGCACTCAGGTGAGGTTTCACTTGTTGGCCTTGTAAAGGCACATGATAGTTGGATTACCGCAATTAGTTGGGTTGGATATGGGTCTAATGTTTCAAAAGCCCAGTTTGCATTGGCTACTGGAAGTTCTGATGGTAG TGTGAAGATCTGGCTGGTAAATGGTGAAAATTTACTCAAGGCATCAGAAGTTAGCAATGATTCATTGTCTTTGTTGAAGGAG TGGTCGTTGACAAGGATCGGAGTATGTGAATGGAGACATTGTTGTTGTATTCAGGCATTGGATCAGATCGGCTGTAATCGTCTTATGCATGCGAATGTCGTGAGTTTG GCATGTCCGCTTAAATGTGAACGATTTCGTTAG
- the LOC130989567 gene encoding uncharacterized protein LOC130989567 isoform X1 produces MACFQSAVFTLRTIYPNAVIWSEENLVVVACGTAVIILNPHNPKVRGVIVVPSSKRFPTGKINDDGRGADLLNGCLLPYHLLRETRPCTRSISWSPAGLASNAGCLLVVCTTSGHVKVYRRPHCYLEWVEVVNISEVLYNYYKNTNFGECQIVPSEGSDVIPRQDTADHKCTYGTFFRKSHKHRRQKAADIVTEDHGNLGENNTWQIVPVSFYEGKPSEEVTEECLPLISAQQYASRNEMLMSLIVAWSPILETSGNDVGLPSSSSNCCSILVVGGKCGRISLWRVRAPECYSSDNAGHSGEVSLVGLVKAHDSWITAISWVGYGSNVSKAQFALATGSSDGSVKIWLVNGENLLKASEVSNDSLSLLKEVVTVDSSMISVLSLTVPAQSPWKLSESNTNEATFYLISCKRVVGAIYTIKCIHQTHAKNAKKEERKRRKKLSFLLKKPLLDGVLDRVHS; encoded by the exons ATGGCCTGCTTCCAATCTGCCGTCTTCACATTGCGGACTATTTACCCCAACGCCGTCATCTGGTCCGAAGAAAatttggtggtggtggcgtgCGGCACTGCTGTTATAATTTTG AATCCTCATAATCCTAAAGTTCGAGGTGTGATTGTCGTTCCATCAAGCAAGCGCTTTCCCACTGGGAAGATTAATGATGATGGCAGAG GTGCGGATTTGCTAAATGGGTGTTTGCTTCCTTATCATTTATTGCGGGAAACTCGTCCTTGTACTCGGTCGATTTCTTGGTCTCCTGCAGGTCTTGCTAGCAATGCTGG TTGTTTACTTGTTGTTTGCACCACTAGTGGGCATGTGAAGGTTTATCGCCGTCCACATTGTTATCTGGAGTGGGTAGAG GTTGTGAACATATCTGAAGTGCTATATAATTACTACAAGAACACCAATTTCGGAGAGTGTCAAATTGTACCTTCAGAGGGTTCTGAT GTTATACCAAGACAAGATACTGCAGATCATAAATGTACTTATGGTACATTTTTTAGAAAGAGTCACAAACATAGAAGACAAAAAGCAGCTGAT ATAGTAACAGAAGACCATGGAAATTTAGGAGAGAATAACACTTGGCAAATTGTTCCTGTCTCATTCTATGAAGGGAAGCCTTCGGAGGAAGTGACTGAAGAATGTCTCCCATTAATATCTGCACAGCAGTACGCTTCTCGCAATGAAATGCTAATGTCACTTATTGTTGCTTGGTCTCCAATTCTGGAGACATCTGGGAACGATGTTGGTTTACCTTCTAGCTCTTCTAACTGCTGCTCTATTCTTGTTGTTGGTGGAAAGTGCGGTAGAATTTCATTGTGGAGAGTTCGTGCACCCGAGTGCTATTCTAGTGATAATGCTGGGCACTCAGGTGAGGTTTCACTTGTTGGCCTTGTAAAGGCACATGATAGTTGGATTACCGCAATTAGTTGGGTTGGATATGGGTCTAATGTTTCAAAAGCCCAGTTTGCATTGGCTACTGGAAGTTCTGATGGTAG TGTGAAGATCTGGCTGGTAAATGGTGAAAATTTACTCAAGGCATCAGAAGTTAGCAATGATTCATTGTCTTTGTTGAAGGAG GTTGTGACTGTTGATTCTTCTATGATCTCTGTACTTTCACTTACTGTGCCCGCACAATCACCATGGAAATTGAGTGAAAGTAACACAAATGAAGCTaccttttatttaatttcttgcaaGAGAGTTGTTGGAGCAATATACACTATCAAATGCATACACCAAACTCATGCAAAGAATgcaaagaaagaagaaagaaaacgtAGAAAAAAGCTTTCGTTTTTGCTCAAGAAACcactactcgatggtgtactcgatcGAGTTCACAGTTGA